Genomic window (Trichocoleus sp. FACHB-46):
CCCATCACATTAGCCCTAGTTTTGAGTGCAATCGCATTGGGATGCACCAAGATTGACTATGACACCAGCCAGCAGAGAGATTGGGTAGAGGCATATACGTGGGAGGGGGACACTTTTCCAAACTACATAGATAAATCCTCTGTCAAGCCATCGGAAGAGGGCGTACAGTTTGATGAGATGACGAAGAAGCGGGAACAAGATGGCATCCATAGCGCAGTTGCTACCTACACCCTTAATTGTCAGACCGGAGCATACACTATGCTCCAGATAACTTGGTTGGATGCCAAAGGTAAGGCTAAGCAGCAAGAGAAAAGGTTAAGCTCATTTCAAGTTGCCAGCTTCAATGCCCCAACCTACCAAGCCCTCTGCCAGCAAGTAGGATTGAAGCCTGAGTTTTAGTCTAGAGTCAGGCTCAAATAGATCAATCCCCCCAATCCAGCAAGCCAGACTGAGGGGGTAATTATGCCGACGTGGGCTTTCGCCTCACCGCATGTTAATGACATGCTAGCAGATCAACGAATTATCATGCCTGCTCCAACCACTCGGCTCAAGACTTCACCCAGCTTACTCTTGGGATTTGTCCGAGCTTGGAGGTTAGCAATTGCAGAGTCCATTCTTGAATCGTTCACCACCCTCTGTTGACGCTGAGCCAAGGGCGAAACTGCAACCTTGGCTGGAGCTAGTTTCTGAGCCTGTCGTTGCTGGCGAACTTGCATCAATTCATTGCCTGCATCAATCTCCTGCTGCGTGGCGATCGCCTTTTCCCGTAACGCTTGAACTCGTGGGTCTACCTGCAACTCAGCAGTGGGTGTAAAAGTACGGCCCATTTCTAATTGCTGTGCATCCAGGTTTTGTCCTTGGGCACGTCCGGCAATTGCTCGGAGCGTTGAATTGGGATTAGGTGTTGCATCAATAGGAGCTAGCCCATAGTCTCCAGGTCGAACCTGTGAGCGTACATCATCTTTGATTTGATGAGCTGCAACCAGAGAATCCAGGGTATTGCCCTCTTGATACAGAGCTTGTCGCTCGGTATGACTGGTGAGGTTGAATGGGGTAGCTGTTGCGTCGGTTGTTGCAGCAATCCCTGCCTTCAATGCTGCATCGTAATCGCGATCGAGTACCTGAGTGACGGGCAAGCCGGACTGACGAGCCTGAGTGATCGCATCTGGGAATTGACGGGCAAATGCTTCTCTAGTTAGTGCCTGACCAGCCTGAGCATCTTGATAGTAGCGACTTGATGCGTCAGAACTTAGATCGGTTGGGCCAAGTCGGATAGTTTCAACATTACGTCGGGGAACACCCGAAACCATTGAAACTTGATTGTTAGATGAGGCGATCGCCTCTGCCCGAGAGGGGTGCATGGGGAGAGGTTGGGCAAGAATGCTTCGAGGTGCAGACATCATCACTGGCTCAATGCCACCACCGTAAGTTCCGCGACCTGGAAGACTTGCTCCTCCTATGTCAGGGATAAAGTCGTTCTTGGCCCTTGCCGCATAGGAAGTAGTGGTTGTACCTGCTAAGGGCAAGACTTGGTACTTCAGCGCTGATTCAACTTCAGCTAAGGGATTCTGATATTGAGCTTTGCTGAGCGCTCGATATTGATTTCCCTTTGCATCAGTTTTGACGGGAGCATAGTCATAAGTGTTGGCCCCCAACTGAGAGTATGGCAACTTAGACTCCAGGTACTCTGTGGCTCTGGGCGCAATTCTCTTGCTTCCCTCAAACTCACCAACCAACTCTTGACGATTGCGATCATTGATGACCATTTGATCGGAAACTGGCATATCCCTATTGCCAATCTCCAGCCGCGAGGAAGTGTCAGTCAGTCGTCTGCCAAAGTCCGTTTCAGCCTGTTGGGTCAACTGGTCTAACGTTTGCTCACCTGAAGCTGTGTAGGTTAAAGGTTTTCCACCAGCAGTAAACTTGCGATCATCAAGGTAGCGATCGCCATCATGGACATCTTTGATGCCAGGGCTGGATCTCTGTGAGGCATGGACGCCATCCATCAAGTCATCAAGCCCATAGGAATGCTTGTAGTCTGACCCATGATTGTAGTGGGGCATCGAGGGTCTAAAGCCACCTTCAAAGTCATCCCGAACTAAATCTCGGTAAGGCTTCTCTCTTAAACCCAGCGATCGGGCTTGGCTTGGATCGAGCCCAAGCATTTGCATTTGGGTCATGCCAAGATGGGCCGAAATCTTGTCCCGGTCAATTCTGCTGAGGTAGTCTCTATCTACTCCCTCGCCAAACCGATTTTCAAGATTAGCTAATGCCTGGTTTGTTTCCGCTAGTTCTTGATATGCGGCAGCAGTTCCTAAAGATAAATTCTGGGGATTAGGATCGGCACCAATGTATTGCTCAGAAAATGCTTGCCCTGCTCTCAGTCTATTGGGGTCTTGAAAGCCAGCGTACCTTTGACGATTCAGCATTTTTGCAGCATTACCAGCAACCAAATTATCAATTTGTCTTTCAGTAGAAGCTAAAGCTAACTCGGTCATTCTTCGCTTGGATGGATCGAAATTTGGATCAGCCAACCATTGCCGATATTGAGTGGCATCTAGTTTCTTATTCGATGCTGTTGTATCGGGGAGCATTGAATAACCAACAACCTGTTTAACATAGCCTGGAGACAAATCAAGTCGGCTTTCAACTAACTCTGGAAAAGAAGGATTGTCAAGAGCTTTCAGCTCTCGCAATACCCTCATTGAGGCTAGCCGATTGCGCCCCAAAGCTGGATCATCGTAAGCTCCAGGGTATTGAGCCAGCTTGTCTCGCATTGATTGGGGCTGGCGAACTTGAAAGCTTCTAATCGCTTGCTGGGTTTGTGAACTTGGAAGAAGAGAAAAATTTTCGGTGAACATAAAATTGATGACTTGAATATAGAGGTATCGTGCCTTATGTAAAGCTGAAAAATACGAGTTTTGGGTAACTTCGAAACGATGAAATTACTCAACAAAAAACCCCTAGTTTTTGTAGTGAACTAGGGGTTTAATGAAGGTTGAAAAAGGTAAACTTCTATCGAATTACTGGCTTAAACAACGAGCCTTTAGAGCGCATCGAATTGAGGAGATTTGTTCGCTCTGATGTAGAGAGTGAGCCTTTAACAACGCACTCGTTAAGGAATCGGCTCATTGATTTCTCAGCAGCGAAATCTTGCATATCTCGCTTTGCAAGTTCATTCATCAGCGATCGACAAACTCTGAAGACCCGAACTTCCCAGCGAATGCCTCCGCCCTTAAGGTACTCAGCCTTGTAAACGGTAGGGGTAATGCCATATCTATGTTCGATAGCTATTCTGCAAAATGCCTGAGCTTCAGTCTTGCGCTTGAAGCCAATGTACAAGTCGTTTGAGTCGATGTGCTTGGGATTGTCTATGATGCAGGCAGCAATACGGGGGGAAGCTTCGATAAAGAAAATCAGGGTAGATTCGGTTTCTGTGGTGCAAGGGTTTAGCATTGTGACGATCCTCTTTAGTAGGGGGATTAGGGGAGAGCAATTCTTGACGGGGTCGCTCTCCCCCTGAACAGGTTTTGTGACGATTCGAGATGCACTCTGAGCCTGGTCTAACCTACCTCCCAGGCAAGGGATGGAAAACTTAAACGTGAACTGGACCGCGATTGGTATTCACGAAATCGTAGGATTGGCGAGGTGTTGGAGTGTTGATTACTGGAGTGGCATCGGTAATCCTCCAACCCTTTGATTGAGCCGTTTCAAGCATCCAATCCAACTCATCTGCGCGGATTGTTTTGTAAGCTTTCGGCTCCTCGTTGCCAACCTTAATGAAGGTGTGAATCACTGGGCCGCTCCGATAGTAGAGCACTCTCTTAATCGGCTGGGGCTTCGCTACTTGGCGCAATCCAGCTCGTGCAGAGAGAGGAGCAGAGAGATAGTCAGCGACCGCAAATCCATGCTTGCAAACTGGATTCTCACGTCCAGCATCACGCTGTTTCTGGTGGTCAGGACAGGTGCAGGTATGGCGATCTCCCTCAACTACTACGGTATATGGTGGGGCATCAGGCATAGATGCACTTCGAACTGAGAACTTATTATCTGTGCCGATCCAGGGAACGATATTGCTGAGCGCTTTGGCTCCTGCCTTTCGGAACTCAATGAAGTCTTGCTCGAAGGCTTTGCGGCTGATGAATGTAGAGCAACGAGAGCTTTGTGCAGTGCGACGGTATGTGACTTGAACTGCACCATTTTTCATGACTCGGACTTGTTCAACGACTTCGCACTTGAGGATTCGACGAGCAGCGGCATTAGAGATGGAGATGTTAGTTAGCATTGTGGTGTGTATTGCTTTAGTGTGCCTGGGCGATCTGCTGTGAGTGATCGCCCTTTTTAATTCGAGAGATTCTTAAAGCTGCGTCAGCTGCTACTACCTAAATGCTGGAACTGTGCCTAAGTTGAGCTTTCGCATCCGGGCTTGGAGCGCTGCACCGGAAAGCTTCCGACCACGCTTGTCTAGGTTCCAACCAGCGGGTATCTCAACTGCTTGAATCTCAGTGGCTACAGGCGTTCCGGAAATTCCCGTTGCAGTAACTGGTTCGGATGCAGGGGAGAGAAGGCCAGCGATCGTAGGAGTTGTGAGCAGGAGTTGAGGCCGAACCACATTCATCGGCTTGAGATCAGCTTCGAGGTACAAAGGAATCTCGTGATCGAAGACTTCCACCATGAAGTAATAGAAGTCGGGGAGAAGCATTAAGGCTTGGAACACGTAAGCCAGTGCATCGTAGGCAGTGTTGCGGAAGTCTTCAGCCAGCACTTCAGGCTCGTGTAGTAGAGCATAGCTATCAAACATCAAGCGATCGCGAGTGAACTGCAAGTCTTGACGAGCTTGGTCTTGCAGGATTGCACTCAGCTTCTCTGTGTGGCGAACTGCTAACTGACCGAGGAATGAGCCGATGATTAATGCGGAGTCTGCAACCTGGAATGCGATTTTTTCAATGGATAGTACGTTCATTTAGATCTCCTTTTTGCCGCATGAATGTGTCGATTTGCGGCGGATAGCGAGGATGGGACTCGAACCCATCTGCTGGCCTGCTTACCAACTCGCTTTCAATCTCCAAAACTACAATTCTCAGTTCAGCCGAAGCGAAGCGTAGGCATTACCTCAAAACTGAACTGGGATAACAGAAGCTATTCGGTTGTCAAGGTTCACTTGCTTCAATTTAGTCTAAGCCATGATATATGACGGGGTAAAGGTCATTTTGTCTAAAACTGACATATCTTCATAAAAAACTGGCACAATAAAACCCTTGTATATGACGGGCTTCATTGAGTGGTGTGTACCTGGGGGTGATAGTGGCGAAGAAAAAAGAGAGACGCGATTTCGAGACGAGATTCAAGCCCAAACCAGGCTCATTGGCTCCAAGACCAATCAGCGTGTACCTGCCAAAAGAACTTGATGAGTTTGTGCGATCGCTGCCTAACCGGAGTGATTGGTTGCGTCGTGTGATAGCTGAGGCCGCTGAGAGGGAACAACAACACCCCGATGATTACTGAGGGGTCATACCCCTCTTTGCCAGATATTGCAGCCCTATCTACACTCAGCGCAGTGTAAGCAAATAGCAAAGCAATGCTGTATGCAAACGATGGACTTGGAAATAAGGTCGAAGCGACAGAGAAAGGAGCACGAGCAACCTGCCCACATTGCGGGAGTGAAGTGCTAGCAAAGTGTGGAGCAATTAACATATGGCACTGGGCACACGTTGACACTCAGGAATGTGATCCGTGGAGTGAACCTGAGTCTGAATGGCATCGAAAGTGGAAAGAGTTAGTACCTAGCCACCAGACAGAAGTCACAATCGAGAAAAATGGACAAAGACACAGAGCTGATATAGAAGCTACAGATGGTACTGTGATTGAGCTACAGCATTCCTACATATCGCCAGAAGAGATACATGAGCGTGAGGCATTCTATGGAGATATGCTCTGGATCTTCGATATGCGAGAGGTTTGGGAATCCGGACGATTTGAGATTGAAGAGCATGGATACTGGTCTAAGTATCGCTGGAAGTATCCCAGGAAACATATTGCTTTCACCACTTTTCCATGCTTCTTGGATTTTGGTGATGCTTGCCTGTTCCAAGTTGTAGACATGCACATAGACGGCTCCTGCCACGGGTCGGGAGACTTTTATGAAGCTCAAAGTTTAATTACAGAATGGCAACGCATGATTGGGCCGGAGCGTTGTAGGCATTAGTTAAGTGAAGATCAGAGGTAGATTACAAATACTACCTCTTGGACAAGTCATCTCTGTCACCTTACTCAACTAAGAACAATCAATCGAAACTTACCCAATCGTCAGTGTTCTCAGCACCATCGAATCGTTCATAAGTAGTCTCTGAGATGGGAGATGCATGGTTGGGTGATGTTGGCTGAGCTTCAGATACAGGTTGAGGCTGTGGATTCTGCGATTGTGTATTTTGTTCAGATTGTGCACCATTTTGAAGTTTGGAATTCTCCTCATTGTTAGACATGGAAAGCAACTCAAGTGACAACTACAAAACTATAAACGTAGATCAAGGAACAAAGGCAAATGCCACACTGATTTATGACTACACAGACTCATTACTCAAGACTCAAAGAGAAAGCTTGAATCGACTTGATACAAAAATGAGCGCGTTTTTCGCTTTTGCAGGAGCACTGTTGAAATTCGCACTTAATTTACCCAGTGGAGCAGACCTGCTCAATAGTCCGCCCCTAGTCCTCAACACATGCCTTGTACTTCAGGTAGTTGTTTGTATCTCTGCGGCAATATCTGCATCAGTAAGTGCAATAGGGCTAACTGCAAAGCTAGGAGGTGAGGTGCCTAGCCCAAAAATATTGATGAGCAATAAACTTTATAAACTAGATGAAGAAACTCTAAGGTGCAAAATCATCAATAGTTGGATTCGGACTGAGAAGGAATATTTAGAGCTTAGTGCTAAAAAACGTGATCTACTCAACTGGTCTATCAAAATACTTTGCGCTTCCACAGGAGCTTTTGCTTTAGATATTGTCATAGCTAGCTCGTATATGCACTAAAAATAATTGATATAGCTACTAGTACCTGCCAATGACCTTACTTCATAAGCGGGTCACACTGAATCATCCTTCCAGCCACAAAGCCCACAATCCCAATGCACTGTTGGAATCTTTAAAGCAATGCCAGTCTCACACTTGGGACATCGGCCTGTGAACATTGGGTGTGAGTCAAGCAAAGCCAACTGCTCCAAACGTGACCACTGCTGTTTTGGAGTCACGATCAGCTCACTGTTGTAATAGCTGGCTCCTTCAGGCTCCCAAAGTTCCTCTGGAGCGGCTGTAGGATCGTGCTCAAAATCTAAGCAAGCATCACCACTCACACCCTCTGGATGCACAGTACAGATCAGATGAGGATTGTGAGCATAGAGAATACAGCGATCACATTCTGGTACTTTACGCCTCATCAATCCTCTTCCTTCACTTCTAGCTGATAGATTCGGTTGGATGGGTGTTCTGCCATTAACCGCCAGTAGTAGCCGTTGGGTGGTGGTTGCACCTGGGAGCCACAACGGTAAAGCAGGGTTGGTTCGTCCCGCTTGACTCCATCCTTCACTGCTTTCTCTAGTTTCGGATCGGGTGCAGCATCGTTGTACCAAACAATGTGGGCAGTGCCGTAGTAGCCAGCATTGAATAAGCTGGCGAACAACCACTCCATGATGGGCTGCATCTCTTCCATTGGGATACCAGACTCACCTTGCCCATAACTTTCGATTGTGGGAGTAGGAGGATTGCTGTTTGGTTGAGGCAGCAAGGGTGCTAGGAGTGAGCGAGCGAGGGTCAGGAATCTGCTCATGAGCGGAAATTGTGAGGGCTAGACTACAAGGTTCCCGATCGCTAGAGCTTGAGAACGTTAGCCTATGAGAATATAAACAGGGCTGTTTATGAGTAAGCGACACAATAAAATTTGGAACTGGATTAGATCAGATGGAGCCTCATTAGCAGGCTCTTGGTTTTCCGGTATTGTAAGTGCTGCCATAAAAGGACTAACCAAGCACGTATTAGCAAGTAGTCCAGCAATGCTTGTTGGAGGTGTTGTAGGGGGATCTCTGCTTGGAGTTTTAGGGGGATATGGTATTCGAAAGAATCTGTCCACTACTGCAAGTAGAGAGTTGGAGCAGTCCGAACTTTCAAAAAGACTAGAAGAGAAACTAGCGAAATCAGCACAAAAAAGTCGAGAAGAGTTTTACCTCAAACAAAAAGCTCAACAAAATGTTGGCCACCTAGAAGAATACGTTGTTGTGTATGAGGGATACAATGCCGAAGCTGGACACTATCGCTTTAAACGGACAGACAACGGAGGGTATCTCCACGCCCAAATAAGAGACTTCAGTGGGGGCATTGGCGTGGGCGACACATTAATTTTTCGTCGATCACGTGGCAGTTATTGGGCGGTTGTCGAACTCATATAGAACGCCCTTTCTAGTCGTCAGAAGTGTACTTCTAACCACTTCAAAATCACCAGAAGCACACTTCTCAAAGGGTTTCAGCCATTCTTACATCAATACAATACAAGTGTTCGTTTCCGTTTTGGAAATAAGTTACTTCCTATACCTAGAAGTAAAACCGGAAATACGTAGGCATTTATTTCCAAAACACTACTTCCTTTTCCACCTCTTCTATTTCCACCCCTGTTTTGATGGCTGGAAGCGCCACTTCTTCGTTGAGAAGTAAGCGGAAATAGTGAGAGAAGTGGAAATGTTTCTAGAAGTAGAAGTCATTTCGCAGGCGTTAAATCTATCACATACTAGACGTTGATACTGAGTTTAGCCCTCCTCAAGCTGAGTTGCGAATTAGGCTTGCCATTTCCTCTACGTAGGCTTGGGAGTCGATCAGGCAGGGGTTGTCTTTGAGGAATTGCCGAACTTCGGTGTAGGCTTCACAGCCATTGGGAACCGCGTTGTACATTTTTTGAATCTTCGCCAAAACCCAGAGCTGGTAGTGACAGAGTGGCCTGCCACGCTTGATCTGACCGTCCACACGCATCAATTCCCTATAATCCAAAACATTAAAAATCGCCAACCACTCGTATGCCCGAAGCGTGTTGCGACTGCCAAGACCTAGCAGCTTAATAGCCTCGGTGCGTGTGTAGAGTTTTCTTGCTTCGCCAACATTCTTCTGTTTGTCCTCAAGTTTGGGTCGGGCCATATTTTTCGAGTCCTAAATTTTGTAACTGACCAACCCCTGACCAAAAACTCCGCTGAGCAAAATCTTTGATTTCTGGTCAAGGGTCGGTCATGGGTGGAGTGCTGAAAAACCCCCAGCAATCGCCAGGGGTAAGAGTGTGAGCTGAGAACTAAGCTGCGATCGCAACCACCTCGACCTGATTAATGGGTGAGCAGTCGAGTAGTTCTTGCTCAGATAGCACCGAAACGGATGGGCTACCATTGCTCACTTGATAAGCCCATCCACGCTCAAGCGAAAGCTGCTCTGCTGCAATCGGGTAATAGTAGTTGAGGCCGATAATTTGCATTGCTGTTCCATCAATCTCAAGCACTGAGAATAGCGAGAACTTGGGAAGCGGGACAGCTTCAGGCAGGATGGACGTGATGATACTGGGTCTGGTTTTAATTTCAAACAGCATGTGAGTTTCCATCCTTAGCTTGCGATCGGCAACAATTCGGGTTCTGGTGCTTTAGCCTGTTGCGATTGCTGATATTCCCTTGCTAGACGACGCAAGTAGGCTTCAGTGTGAATATGCCCCATGTAGTCACCTCGTTGCCTGTTCCGTTTGTTATCCACCTCGAATTTCCAGAAAATGTGGCACCACCAGCCCTCATTATCAGGATGCTCATAAATGGTTTCAGAACGCTGGGCAGAACAATACTCCAACCCAACTACGATCGCCACAATATCGGGGGCAGTTCGCACCTCTTGAAAGAGAGTGAAGATAGGTAGAGGCACTTTCTTTGGAATGGTGGCGCAGATAGTTCTGCTGGAGATGTTGGCCTTTGAGGGCTGAACCAGAAAGATTTCTGACATGATAAAAATACTCCGATAAATTGCGTGTTCGGACTGAACCAGCCTTTGCCCTAGGAAGTTAAGGCTGGTTCTTGTTTGATTTAATTTGTACCCTACAGTAACTATATACCCTACAAATGCTAATATGCTAGTGTGTACCACAAATACTGTTTGTACTCTTTAGCTCATCACTGTAGGATCGGGAGAATGCAAAGTGTGATCGCTCCGTTAATGCCAGAAAAACGCCCAGGCCAAGAGATCATTCGCTTCTATACAAGCGCCGAACGAAAAGAACTGTTTCGGCAGTACTGCTCCTTTCGCGAAACCAGCATGACTGAAGCCTTGGAGGAATGCATCGATTCATTAATTAGTGATGAGAGCTTCAAGGCTTACCTAGAGATGAAGCGGCAGCTCCAGGAAAGACAATAAAGTAGGAAATTAGGAGGTTTTCAATTAATTCAAATTTTGGACTTAATGAAATAAGTCGCTAAAAAACCACCTTTCGTTTCAACTACTACTGTAGTAGATGAAAAAACATAAGGGTTACACTTAGGAATGTGTAGCGAAATCCTTGCCAGGCTTGACTTCCAAAAAAAGCCGTGTCACAATTTCTTTATAGATGGAGGAGGCTAAAAGGGTGAAGCTGATTGATGAACCCCCAACGAAAACAATAACAATTCGGCTTAGACCGAATGATATCTCTCTTCTAAAGCGACTCGCTAAACGCGAGAAAACAAAACACACTACCTTTATGAGGCGTGTACTTCTCGATTACGCCAAAAAACAAATCCTCTAGTTCCTGCCAGAACTAGAGGATCTGATTTTTTTGGTTTTCATATAAAACCCTGAAACGGAAGGCTCATCACTGCATAACCGTTTTCAGGATTCGACCAGCCGTAGGACTGGCATTTCCTACATTTATAATGACAAAGAATAGCATTTCAGTCCAGTATTATTTTACCCTGGATTCGCACGAAACCACCCAAAAACGGGCAGAAATTACAAAATCCACTGGTGCTGACACGAAAAGCACCCGTTCCAAAGCTAAGGCTTGCGATAGGTCTAAGCGAGTTCAGTCAGAAGCCCAGACCGAATCAGCTACACTAGATTGCAGCCAGCAGAGAAGCCGTAAGCCACGATATTTAGGGCCACTGAGACTAACCAAAAGTGTGGTTGGCTCAATCGTTTGGTGGGCGAGAGATGGAGGGGGCGAGGCTCCCGAAGGATTCATGCAAGTCTTTCAGGGCAATGGGTACCCAAGCCCCCAGCTTAGACACCCGAACTCCAAAGATGCCCTTGAAAATCCACACCTACTGAATACCAAAACTCGCGATCGCATTGCAGCAGTATTTGTGGATAAGGATGGGCAGTCTGATCCTGTCTGGATCGACTTGAAGCGAGAGGTTCTGATCCAATGCGATTAGAATCTCTTGAACAGAAATGTGAGTCCCAGACTATTGATTCCAGGCTCATCAACGAACTGCATTATGGAAGTGCGATCGCCCTCGATTTAATTGAGTTGAACTTTAAGCGAGTAGAAGGAGCGCTTGCTTACGATTACTTGCTCTACTCCAGTAAGCTCAAGCGCACGAACACTGGACGATTGACCGCACAGTGGCTTAAGCGCTATCAGCACATTGAAGATGGTGGATGGTGGGTTTCTACAGAGGCCGATCCGCTTTGGGGGGCTTTCAAGCCGGATACCCCCTTTGTCAATCCCGATACTGGGAAACTCATTAAATATGAGCATCCTCCAGCTATTGAAACCACTACGTTCCGGCTATCCGTTCCAATGCGTATTTGGTGGATGGTGGCCGAGCGACATGGCCTCAGCCTTTCCTTGGAAGACAGAGCTGGTGGATTTTGGGAATGGGTAAAGGCACATCCTGAATTACCAATCCTCCTAGCCGAGGGAGCAAAGAAGGCTGCAACTCTACTAAGTGCTGGCTACGTGGCGATCGCTCTACCTGGTATTTTCAGTGGTCGGCGAGTGCTGCGTGATGAGTCGGGCAAAGCTTGGGATGAGTTCTTGATTCCTGATTTGCAAGCTTTTGCAGTTTCTGGGAGAACTATCTCTTTTTGCTTCGATGCTGACCGAAAGCCCAAGACAATCAAGAACGTCAACTTAGCCATCATCAAAACTGGAAGGCTGATTGCTCGATGTGGATGCACAGTAAAAGTTGTCTGTCTGCCTTTACTG
Coding sequences:
- a CDS encoding surface-adhesin E family protein, translated to MLRATLRPITLALVLSAIALGCTKIDYDTSQQRDWVEAYTWEGDTFPNYIDKSSVKPSEEGVQFDEMTKKREQDGIHSAVATYTLNCQTGAYTMLQITWLDAKGKAKQQEKRLSSFQVASFNAPTYQALCQQVGLKPEF
- a CDS encoding competence protein CoiA; the encoded protein is MLYANDGLGNKVEATEKGARATCPHCGSEVLAKCGAINIWHWAHVDTQECDPWSEPESEWHRKWKELVPSHQTEVTIEKNGQRHRADIEATDGTVIELQHSYISPEEIHEREAFYGDMLWIFDMREVWESGRFEIEEHGYWSKYRWKYPRKHIAFTTFPCFLDFGDACLFQVVDMHIDGSCHGSGDFYEAQSLITEWQRMIGPERCRH